In Candidatus Thermoplasmatota archaeon, the DNA window GCAGATTGAAAGATACTGCAAGTTTGCAAAGCATAAAGTTGCAGCGCACTACAATGACGAGGCGAAGAGCGGCGCAGATATTAACTCAAGACCTGAGTTTCAGAGGCTTATGAAAGATGCGGAGCGGCACAGG includes these proteins:
- a CDS encoding recombinase family protein → MRVAIYTRCSTEAQAKARSTELQLEQIERYCKFAKHKVAAHYNDEAKSGADINSRPEFQRLMKDAERHR